The Kosakonia sp. SMBL-WEM22 sequence TCTGCAGCGAAACCCGGGCGTAGGCGTTAGCGCCTTGTGATGCATACATATAACGCTCCTGAAAGCAGGCCTGTTACGACCTGCTAAAAGTTAATAATTAGAGAGTGGAGAGCAGTGAGGTCAGCTGCGAGCTCATGCTATTGAGGTTCGACATCAGGGAGTCCAGATTCTGGAACTGCACGCGGTAAACCTCCACCTGCGCATCAATCAGCTTCTGAGTCTTGTCGATCTGCGCCTGCACAATTTCAGTCTGCTCTTCCAGGCTTTCGGTCGCACCTTCGATAATGCCGTCGTTGTCACTCTTCGAATCGCCGAGGTAATCGGTCATGATTGTGCCAAGCGAGGTCGCCAGCCCTTCGTTATCGCCACGGCCGGTAAACATGGTGGCGATCTCTTCCGGGTTATCGGCAATCGCTTCGTCCAGCGTGTCCTCATCCAGCGTCATCTGGCCTGTTGCGGCATCGATAGTGATGCCTAAATCCGCCAGCGAACCGTAAGTCGCGCCCGCATCGCCATACACGCCGTTAACGGTTGAGCGCAGCTCGCTTACTAACCCGCGCAGCGTGGAATCCCCCATTAGCGAACCGTTATCTGAGTTTTCGGTCGCCACTTCGTCGTCGCTTAACTCGGAGGTATCCGCCGCGACATATTTGCTGGAGGAGGTGGTTTGCGTCAGCAACGCGTTGTACTGCTTAACAAAATCTTGCAGGCTGGTCTTGATCGCCGAGGTATCGTTGGTCAGCGTTAACTGCTCCGCTTCGCCATTTTCCGATACGGTTTTCAGGTTCAGCGTGACGCCATCAATAATGTCGGTGATGTTGTTGCTGGAGCGGGTGTAATCCGAGCCGTCGACGCGCAATTTGGCATCTTTCGCATCGGAGACCGAAATCATATTGTCGCTCTGGCCCGCGTCATTAATCACCTGACCCTGATCGTCAATATGCTGACCGCCGTTAGAGGTATCAAGCACCCCCGCCAGCGCGGCATCACCCTCCACTTTAACCGTCATCTCGCCATCAGTACCGGTGGTTTTCGAGCTCAATACCAGCTGGTAGCCATCATCGGTACGCTGTACCGAGGCGGTGACGCTGCCCTTCTCTTTATTGATCGCTTTTGCAATCTGGTTCAGCGAGGTTTCATCATCTTCCAGCTCGACTTCCATGGTTTTGCCGTCGTTCTGGGTGATGGTGATGGTGCGCGTCCCACCGTTGGTATCGCTACCAAGAGTGGTATCAGCACTGGTTTGCGCCTGGGTTTTCAGCTTGTGCGCGGCGGCTAACTGGGAGATGGTTACCGAGTGGCTATCGGCCTGTGCGCTGCTGTTTGCCGTGGCGGTAAACGCCTCGTTACTGCTGACGTTAAACTTATTAAAGGCATCACCGCCCATGGTGGTGATGCTTTTTTGCAGCGTCGACATCAGGCTGGAGATTTTGCCCCAGTCAGAAATCTGCGACTCATATTTACTCTTAAGATTGGTATAAGGCGTCAGCCGGGTCTGCTCGGCCGCCTGAATCTGCTCCAGCATAGAGGCTGTATCAATCCCGCCGGTACCGACGCCTAGTGATGAAATACCCATTTTTTCTCCTGTCGGAAATCACGTTTTGCGGTGGTTCTCTATTAAGCTATCGGCGCAGAAAAATAAAAGATGAATTTTTTACCATTACCTTAATGGCAAAAATATATCCAAATCTTTTCGCTTTAGATTAATTAAAATGGTTTTCAGTAAGTGTTATGCCATTGCCTTTAAATAGCAGCAAAAATGGCTCCAGTTTGGCAAATTGTAACTTCCACGCTTTTTCTTCCTTATATATAAAGCATCACCAAGGTTTTTACTGATAAATCACCAGAAACCAAATGTTCGATATAACGCCACTCCTGCCAGCAATTCATAAAATGAACCATGGATTCGCACAAATAAGAAACAGAATTACGCAAAAACAGCGTGTTTAATCAAAAAAGAGCGGTCAGAGGGAAAAGTTTTTGCGGTGAAATATTTTAGTCATTTTTTAAAGGGCCGATTTATTTAGTATGCGAACGAAATAACGCATAACCATACTCCGTATAGTAAATAGTGTATAAGGAACTCCCATGTCCCAGGTTATTAATACCAACGCCCTTAGCCTTGTTGCTCAGAACAACCTGAACAAATCTCAGGACTCTCTGGGTACCGCCATTGAACGTCTCTCTTCTGGTCTGCGTATTAATAGCGCGAAAGACGATGCAGCAGGTCAGGCGATCTCTAACCGTTTCACCGCGAACATCAACGGTCTGACTCAGGCTTCCCGTAACGCCAACGATGGTATCTCCATCGCGCAGACTACTGAAGGCGCGCTGAACGAAATCAACGACAACCTGCAGAACATCCGTCGTCTGTCCGTACAGGCACAGAACGGCACCAACTCTGATTCTGACCGTCAGTCCATCCAGGACGAAATCGACGCGCGTCTGGACGAGATCAACCGTATCTCTGAACAGACCGAGTTCAACGGCGTGAAAGTACTGAGCAAAGATCAGAAGCTCTCTATCCAGGTTGGTTCTAACGATGGCCAGACTATCGATATCGAACTGAACCAGATGGATGCCTCTACTCTGGGTATGGACGGCTTCACCGTTGCAAGCGGTGTTGATGCTTCTAAACTGAGCACAACCACTGATATTAATGTCAAAATTGCCGTTGCTGATGATCTGAGCAACGTTACCGACTCTGCGGGCGGTACTGTTGCTGCAGAAGAAGTGGTAACCGGCTCTGACGGTAAAACCTATGTTGTTGGTGATGATGGTAACTACTACGAAGCGAAAGCAAACGCTGCAGGTACCGGTATCGAATTCGACACAACTACTGTTGCAACCACTACCGGTGTAACCATGAGCTCCGATAAATCAGGCTCTTCTGTTAGCGTAACTCAGACGGCTAACATGGGTTCTCTGACTGAAGATCTGGTAACGGATGGTGAAGGTAACTTCTACCTGCAAGATGCTAACGGCAGCGTATATGAAGCAACCGCTGACGCAACCGGCGCAGTGACCAAAGGTGAAAGACTTTCTACCGCTGCGGCAACTGACGATCCGCTGACCAAAATTGACGACGCGCTGGCGCAGGTTGATGAAATGCGTTCCGGTCTGGGTGCGGTACAGAACCGTTTCGCATCTGTTATCAGCAACCTGAACAACACCGTTAACAACCTGTCTGAATCCCGCTCTCGTATTCTGGATGCTGACTTCGCGTCTGAAGTATCTGAAATGAGCCGCGCGAACATTCTGCAGTCTGCAGGCACCACCGTGCTGGCACAGGCTAACCAGGTTCCGCAGAACGTGCTCTCCCTGCTGGGCTAATCTCTGCCGCTTAAGGCAGGTGTTCCTGCCTTATCCTTCAACCGCCCCTCACCGGGCGGTTTTTTTTTGCCTGCATGTTGTTAGATAGCGTTGGTCGGCATCCATTGCCGGATGGAGGCTGCGCCTTATCCGGCCTACAAAACCGCTCCGACCCCGTAGGCCCGATAAGCGGTACGCGCCATTCGGCGATATCTCCGCGACACCCATTGCCGGATGGCGGCTGCGCCTTATCCGGCCTACAAAACCGCTCCGACCCCGTAGGCCGGATAAGCGGTACGCGCCATCCGGCACTATCACCGCGACACCCATTGCCGGATGGCGGCTGCGCCTTATCCGGCCTACAAAACCGCTCCGACCCCGTAGGCCGGATAAGCGGTACGCGCCATCCGGCACTATCACCGCGGCACCCATTGCCGGATGGCGGCTGCGCCTTATCCGGCCTACAAAACCGCTCCGACCCCGTAGGCCGGATAAGCGGTACGCGCCATCCGGCACTATCACCGCGGCACCCCTTGCCGGATGGTGGCTGCGCCTTATCCGGCCTACAAAACCGCTCCGACCCCGTAGGCCGGATAAGCGGTACGCGCCATCCGGCGATATCTCCGCGGCACCCATTGCCGGATGGCGGCTGCGCCTTATCCGGCCTACAAAACCGCTCCGACCCCGTAGGCCGGATAAGCTGTACGCGCCATCCGGCACTATCACCGCGGCACCCCTTGCCGGATGGTGGCTGCGCCTTATCCGGCCTACAAAACCGCTCCGACCCCGTAGGCCGGATAAGCTGTACGCGCCATCCGGCACTATCACCGCGGCACCCCTTGCCGGATGGTGGCTGCGCCTTATCCGGCCTACAAAACTGCTCCGACCCCGTAGGCCGGATAAGCTGTACGCGCCATCCGGCACTATCACCGCGACACCCATTGCCGGATGGCGGCTGCGCCTTATCCGGCCTACAAAACCGCTCCGACCCCGTAGGCCGGATAAGCGGTACGCGCCATCCGGCACTATCACCGCGGCACCCATTGCCGGATGGCGGCTGCGCCTTATCCGGCCTACAAAACCGCTCCGACCCCGTAGGCCGGATAAGCGGTACGCGCCATCCGGCACTATCACCGCGGCACCCCTTGCCGGATGGCGGCTGCGCCTTATCCGGCCTACAAAACCGCTCCGACCCCGTAGGCCGGATAAGCGGTACGCGCCATCCGGCACTATCACCGCGACACCCCTTGCCGGATGGCGGCTGCGCCTTATCCGGCCTACAAAACCGCTCCGACCCGTAGGCCGGATAAGCGGTACGCGCCATCCGGCACTATCACCGCGGCACCCATTGCCGGATGGCGGCTGCGCCTTATCCGGCCTACAAAACCGCTCCGACCCCGTAGGCCGGATAAGCGGTACGCGCCATCCGGCACTATCACCGCGGCACCCCTTGCCGGATGGTGGCTGCGCCTTATCCGGCCTACAAAACTGCTCCGACCCCGTAGGCCGGATAAGCTGTACGCGCCATCCGGCACTATCACCGCGGCACCCATTGCCGGATGGCGGCTGCGCCTTATCCGGCCTACGGGAACAGCAACAAAAAAGCCCCTTCCGTTGCCGGGAGGGGCTTGCACCAATGCCTGAGCGAGGAGCGTTAAAATGCGTTCTCGGTTACGCGCTCAATCAGCTCCATCTCTTCGCTGTTCAGCAGCTTCTCAATATCCACCAGTATCAGCATGCGCTCATCCAGCGAGCCGAGACCGAGCAGATACTGCGTCGACAGCGTTACGGTATACTCCGGCGCGGGCTTAATCTGCGCCGCGTTGAGCGCCAGCACATCAGAGACGCCATCCACCACAATCCCCACTACACGACCGCTATTGAGGCTCAGTACAATCACTACGGTATTTTGATCAAACTCCGCAGAGCCGAGGATAAACTTCACCCGCAGATCGACGATCGGCACGATCACGCCGCGCAGGTTGGTGACGCCGGCAATAAAATCAGGGGTGTTGGCGATCCGTGTGACGCGATCGTAACCGCGGATCTCCTGCACCTTCAGGATCTCAATCCCGTACTCTTCATTGCCGAGGGTAAACACCAGGAACTCATTCCCGGCATTGTCGCCCGATAACTGTTTGTCTGAATCAGATACGTTCATCTTATAACCTTTTCAAAAACGCCCTTCAGGCTTGCTGTCAGTGAGGTTTAGCGTTTTTCGCCAATGTCGTTAACACAGCCACATCCAGTATGAGCGCCACGCTGCCGTCGCCAAGGATTGTCGCCGCCGAAATGCCGGGGATTTTGCGATAGTTCTGTTCGAGGTTTTTCACCACCACCTGGTGTTGACCAATCAGCTGATCGACCAGCAACGCATAACGGCTACCTGCGCTCTGCACGATCACCGCGATCCCGTCGTTGAAGTCGTAATCGTCATCGTGAATACCGAACAGTTTGCCGAGCTCAACCAGTGGCAAATACTCTTCGCGCACCTGCAGCATGCGTTCGCCGCCGGTCATGCGGTGCAGCGTATTTTCGGAGAGCATCAGGGATTCCATCATGCTGCCGAGCGGCAAGACATAGATCTCAGAGCCGACGCGCACCGACATGCCATCAAGGATCGCCAGCGTCAGCGGCAGAATAATGCGGATCTTGGAGCCGCGCCCCTGCTCGGAGTGGATGGTTACATGGCCACCCATCTCCTGAATGTTACGCCGCACCACGTCCATGCCGACGCCGCGCCCGGAGACATCGGTCACCTTTTCGGCGGTAGAGAAACCCGGCGCAAAAATCAGCATCCAGACATCTTCATCGCTCATGTTGTCGCTGATGGGCATTCCCTGCTGCTGCGCACGGGCAAGGATCTTCTCACGATTCAGCCCGGCACCATCATCGGTCACTTCGATAATGATATTGCCGCCGTGATGTTCAGCCGAAAGCACCAGGTTGCCCTTCTCCGCTTTACCGTTAGCGCGACGCACCTCTACCGGCTCAATGCCGTGATCGAGACTGTTGCGCACCAGGTGCGTTAAGGGATCGACGATCTGTTCGATCAAGCGCTTATCCAGCTCGGCGGATCCGCCAACCAGCGTCAGCTCGACTTCTTTATTGAGCTTGCCGGCGAGATCGTGTACCAGACGCGGGAAGCGGCTGAAGACATAATCCATCGGCATCATGCGAATCGACATCACCGACTCCTGCAGATCGCGGGCGTTGCGCTCCAGCTGAGCGATAGTGGTAATCAGGATATCGTGGCTGGAGGAGTCGAGCATGCCAGAGAGTTGCGAGAGCATTGCCTGGGTGATGATCAGTTCGCCGACCTGGTTGATTATCTGATCCACCTTCTCTACCGCCACGCGAATGCTGCTCGCCTCCGCCTGCTGTGGTTTCGCACGTGGGGTTTCCGGGCGCGCGGCGCGGGTGGCCGGAGCCGTACGGTTTTGCGCAGGCGCGGTGGTATCAGTGGCGGGAACCGATGGCTCTTCCACAGACGCGGGCGAGATTGCAATCTGCTCGGGTTCAAGGATAAAGCAGAGCACCGCCAGGATATCGTCCGGCGTGGCGGTCGTCGCCAGCGTCAGTTGCAGGCCTGTTTTATCCGTCTGCAGCGCGCTGACCTGGCCTAAGTTACCCAGCTCCTCAATCAGCGGCTGCTGATCCTCCTCTTTAATATTACTGAGGATGATACTTAAGCGCTCGCCCTCCGGTTTCGGCGCGGCAACGGGCTGCACAATGGGTTCGACAACTACAGGCGTGACGACTTCAGCAGGCAGGGTAGTCGGTTCGGCGCTGTCGAGGGCAATCTGGCGTAGCGCTTCACAAATGTAGCGAAACGCTTCCTGATCGGGCTCAGCGGAAGCTTTATAGGCGTCCAGTTGGTCCTGCATAATATCTTTGCTCTCCAGAAACAGATCGCGGATCGGGTCGTTGATCTGCAATTTACCGCTGCGTACATCGTCCAGCAGATTTTCGAGAATATGCATGGTCTGTTGTAAAACGGTAAAACCGAAAGTACCCGCCCCACCCTTGATGGAGTGGGCGGCACGGAAAATAGCGTTGAGCACTTCCCTGTCAGGAGCGTCGAGATCCAGCTCAAGCAGATACTTCTCCATATCCGCCATCAGCTCATCCGCCTCGTCGAAAAAGGCCTGATAAAAATCACTTATATCCATTATTTGATCTCCTCAGGAGCACGCTTGACGGCGGGCTCTGCCGTGCCTTTGCCGCTGACCGCCTGCCGTTCAGGCGTGACCAGCGTGTCGCGTAAAAGCACATCTTCTTGCATGATCTGTTTCTCTTTCTGCTGGCTTAATACCAGGATACTGATACGGCGGTTAATGGGATCGGCGGCACTGGAGCCGGCCTGCATCATGGTGTCCGCCGTACCAACGACCCGGATGAATTTTTTACTGGCAAGCCCCGCGCCAGAGAGAATGCGGCGCGAAGCGTTGGCGCGATCGGAAGAGAGCTCCCAGTTGCTGTAGCCCTGCTCGCCATTCGCGTAAGGGAGTGAATCGGTATGACCGGTCAAAATAATGCGGTTGGGCATATCGTTAAGCACCGGCACCAGCGCCTGCAAAATATTGACCATGTAGTTTTCCGGCGTCGGGCGTCCGATCTTAAACATCGGCCGGTCGGCGCTATCGGTAATTTGCAATAGCAGGCCGTCGTCGGTCAGGGAGAGCCGCAGGTTCGAGGTGAAATTATTAAGCCTTGGATCAACCTCAATCAGGTTCTCCAGCTTCGCCTGCGCCCGTTTAAGGTTGGCTTCACTCTTTTTTTGATCGAGTTTTTGCAGCGTTTGCTTAAATACCTCACCATCCTGCTTTATCGCATCATCACCGCCGCCGGGGATGATGCTGTCGCTCAGGCTCGCCTTCTGGCCATGAGCCAGCGTGTTCTTCAGCGGCACCTTGAAGTAGTCGGCGATCTGCTGACGCTGTTCGGGGCTGGAGGAGGAGAGCAGCCACATCACGAGGAAGAAGGCCATCATCGCGGTCATAAAGTCCGCATAGGCAATCTTCCACGAGCCGCCGTGCGAACCATGCCCTTTTTTGATGGTTTTACGAACGACAATGGTCTCTACGGGCTTCTTTCTCATGCTGCGTCACTCGCAGAAGAGGATGCAGCGGAGGAGG is a genomic window containing:
- the fliD gene encoding flagellar filament capping protein FliD, translating into MGISSLGVGTGGIDTASMLEQIQAAEQTRLTPYTNLKSKYESQISDWGKISSLMSTLQKSITTMGGDAFNKFNVSSNEAFTATANSSAQADSHSVTISQLAAAHKLKTQAQTSADTTLGSDTNGGTRTITITQNDGKTMEVELEDDETSLNQIAKAINKEKGSVTASVQRTDDGYQLVLSSKTTGTDGEMTVKVEGDAALAGVLDTSNGGQHIDDQGQVINDAGQSDNMISVSDAKDAKLRVDGSDYTRSSNNITDIIDGVTLNLKTVSENGEAEQLTLTNDTSAIKTSLQDFVKQYNALLTQTTSSSKYVAADTSELSDDEVATENSDNGSLMGDSTLRGLVSELRSTVNGVYGDAGATYGSLADLGITIDAATGQMTLDEDTLDEAIADNPEEIATMFTGRGDNEGLATSLGTIMTDYLGDSKSDNDGIIEGATESLEEQTEIVQAQIDKTQKLIDAQVEVYRVQFQNLDSLMSNLNSMSSQLTSLLSTL
- a CDS encoding FliC/FljB family flagellin, translating into MSQVINTNALSLVAQNNLNKSQDSLGTAIERLSSGLRINSAKDDAAGQAISNRFTANINGLTQASRNANDGISIAQTTEGALNEINDNLQNIRRLSVQAQNGTNSDSDRQSIQDEIDARLDEINRISEQTEFNGVKVLSKDQKLSIQVGSNDGQTIDIELNQMDASTLGMDGFTVASGVDASKLSTTTDINVKIAVADDLSNVTDSAGGTVAAEEVVTGSDGKTYVVGDDGNYYEAKANAAGTGIEFDTTTVATTTGVTMSSDKSGSSVSVTQTANMGSLTEDLVTDGEGNFYLQDANGSVYEATADATGAVTKGERLSTAAATDDPLTKIDDALAQVDEMRSGLGAVQNRFASVISNLNNTVNNLSESRSRILDADFASEVSEMSRANILQSAGTTVLAQANQVPQNVLSLLG
- the cheW gene encoding chemotaxis protein CheW encodes the protein MNVSDSDKQLSGDNAGNEFLVFTLGNEEYGIEILKVQEIRGYDRVTRIANTPDFIAGVTNLRGVIVPIVDLRVKFILGSAEFDQNTVVIVLSLNSGRVVGIVVDGVSDVLALNAAQIKPAPEYTVTLSTQYLLGLGSLDERMLILVDIEKLLNSEEMELIERVTENAF
- the cheA gene encoding chemotaxis protein CheA, coding for MDISDFYQAFFDEADELMADMEKYLLELDLDAPDREVLNAIFRAAHSIKGGAGTFGFTVLQQTMHILENLLDDVRSGKLQINDPIRDLFLESKDIMQDQLDAYKASAEPDQEAFRYICEALRQIALDSAEPTTLPAEVVTPVVVEPIVQPVAAPKPEGERLSIILSNIKEEDQQPLIEELGNLGQVSALQTDKTGLQLTLATTATPDDILAVLCFILEPEQIAISPASVEEPSVPATDTTAPAQNRTAPATRAARPETPRAKPQQAEASSIRVAVEKVDQIINQVGELIITQAMLSQLSGMLDSSSHDILITTIAQLERNARDLQESVMSIRMMPMDYVFSRFPRLVHDLAGKLNKEVELTLVGGSAELDKRLIEQIVDPLTHLVRNSLDHGIEPVEVRRANGKAEKGNLVLSAEHHGGNIIIEVTDDGAGLNREKILARAQQQGMPISDNMSDEDVWMLIFAPGFSTAEKVTDVSGRGVGMDVVRRNIQEMGGHVTIHSEQGRGSKIRIILPLTLAILDGMSVRVGSEIYVLPLGSMMESLMLSENTLHRMTGGERMLQVREEYLPLVELGKLFGIHDDDYDFNDGIAVIVQSAGSRYALLVDQLIGQHQVVVKNLEQNYRKIPGISAATILGDGSVALILDVAVLTTLAKNAKPH
- the motB gene encoding flagellar motor protein MotB, which encodes MRKKPVETIVVRKTIKKGHGSHGGSWKIAYADFMTAMMAFFLVMWLLSSSSPEQRQQIADYFKVPLKNTLAHGQKASLSDSIIPGGGDDAIKQDGEVFKQTLQKLDQKKSEANLKRAQAKLENLIEVDPRLNNFTSNLRLSLTDDGLLLQITDSADRPMFKIGRPTPENYMVNILQALVPVLNDMPNRIILTGHTDSLPYANGEQGYSNWELSSDRANASRRILSGAGLASKKFIRVVGTADTMMQAGSSAADPINRRISILVLSQQKEKQIMQEDVLLRDTLVTPERQAVSGKGTAEPAVKRAPEEIK